The genomic segment ctctccccccccccctcccccccatacTCTGTCCTTTATGGAGAGTTACTTATTTTATTTTGGGATTAATTTTTTAAAGCCCATTCTCGTCCACTTTTATTATTTGCAGCTGACGATGGCCCTGCATGGATGGCCTAAGTTTGCTGTGAGGTTGCTATGGATGCTACACCACTTCCATATGCCCTAAAGTTTATTGTGGATGTTAGCACTTGGACAGTGTAATGAGTCCACTTGCTAAAAGCTATgctcaagtccatccatccattatctgtaaccgcttatcctgttctacagggtcgcaggcaagctggagcctatcccagctgactacgggcgaaaggcggggtacaccctggacaagtcgccaggtcatcacagggctgacacatagacacagacaaccattcacactcacacctacggtcaatttagagtcaccagttaacctaacctgcatgtctttggactgtgggggaaaccggagcacccggaggaaacccacgcggacacggggagaacatgcaaactccgcacagaaaggccctcgccggccatggggctcgaacccaggaccttcttgctgtgaggcgacagcgctaaccactacaccaccgtgccgccctgctcaaGTCTCATTCTTGATATAGCTGATAACTTTACCTGGATATTATATTCTTAAAGCTAAAACTGTACTGAAATCAACAATGACCTGATGCTTATACTGAAGCAGTTTCTAAGAAGTACTGCTCAATACTGTAGTATACAGGTGTAGAACAGTAATGGGTTTGAATgagtttccttttgagtctggttccttacaaagttttttcctcatgtcgtctcggagtttttccttgccaccatcacctctggCTTTCTCATTAGGGATAACTTTAAAATCTGTATCTATAATCTGGAGTTCTGTAAAACAACTTTGTGACAATGTTCATACTGAAAAATCGAATTATTGTTTTTACCTGCTTTAAACAAAACTATCACAgtggattttgattttttttttatttctattgactaaagcagttactgaagatgactgAATGAATACAGTAAACTAGGTATGTAACAATTtacccaattcatgattcaattcagttTATGATATCATTTTCCCATgatatattttgaaaaaaaaaagaattttatgACCAAAAAAATCAACATTTTTGTTTCTCTTCTTTATCAACTTTGTTAAATAAagtttttcattttcttaataactaaaaataattatttccctGCATTTATaacggttggagtaaaatattaaCTAAGATAttcccttttttttaaatgaaaaagttAAATAATACATAGGCCTTTTCGtagtaaacttttatgaacatttgtattacctgcatttgcttctcttttctttagctttcagcagtctgtaaaaggggagctctgatttcttgttgaatgtatttgtacagtcaatcacacaacagtccTTTCccatttgagattttttttttttttttgcggcatTAGACCTGTGTTACTGCCACCTATGGTGAAGTCGCATGTATTCCCACTATTGTATAATATTGTGCCCTGTGCtgcctaaacaatgcaattacagctaagGAAACCCAAGAGATTACGTAGCCTGATGATAAtcacaattcatttttcatttcatgGATTCATATTGTCAAATTTGTATCGCAGTTTGTCATAAcacaatatatcattacatgctgATAGTAAAAGCATCACATGGTGCCATGTGATCACAATATTGCATCCAATAGAATCCCATGTTTATGAACATTTGCCTTTATTTGTCCtaaaagcttcatatctgacgagCTGCTTCAACCACATGAATGTAACAACTGACTTTTTTTCTGTTCGGCGCTGCGTGATTCCAGTCCCAGTCTGTTTGGATTAATGCATGATGTATATGTGCAATGCAAACTGGGTCACAGATCATAAATCGGCTAGTCACAGCCTCTACCTTCTTTGACCTATCCTATGCATTTTCagacggcttttttttttttttttgtctgttcccattaTTAATGCACTATTAGAAGTAATCCAAAACACTTTTGTCTGGTGCAACCGTGGCTTCTCCTTTTTGCCAGGGTTACGAGAATAGCTCACACTTCTTGTAATGCCCTTGAAACATCACACTGGTATGGCCCAGAAACAAGCATGTTTAGCAGTTTCTCTATCTCCTACACAACAGGGGAAGATGTGTCCGAGCTCAGCAGCCTATCTTACTGAGCTACAATGACCAACCCTACTGTCTATTGGCTTGCTGTCCATTTTTGCTGAATAGCCAGCTGCCTCATCATAGCATTCATATGACCTGAATAAGAGAGAGAAAATTATCAGAAGAGACttcagcggctagagataatgagatgagacttcagcaCATTAGACAGTGATGCCTTATATTTATCATGCATAAACACTACAGTAGTTGGGTATACAGTATGTAGAAACTGATATCCATGTGGTCCTTACCAAGTCAGTTCACTAGAGGGCACTGTTTTAGAAATCCCTTAGAAAGGACAAttactgtagtgtgtgtgtgtgtgtgtgtgtgtgtgtgtgtgtgtgtttcctcatcTGCTTGGATCCTAACTGGAGTTTGTCTATTTCACAGCTCTTCAGGGTGGAGATTTTGTTCAATGGAAGGAAGCACTATGTTCTGCGTCGGCAGAGCGATTTCCAGATGTTGCACCGGAAGCTCAAGAAGATCCTGCAGCCACCTGAATTCCCCAGCAAGAGGACCCAGCTGCGTGCTAAACCTATGGAGCAGAGACGGCAGGAGCTGGAGGACTACATACAGGTAGAGCAGTAGGTCACACACCCACCTCCTCTATATGCTGCTTGTACAATATAGTGGTGTAGCTGTAATGTTACAGTAATGATTTCTGCATGCAGGTGATCCTGTACAAGAACGAAGTGGTTCCTCAGGAGCTGCTGGATTTCCTGGAGGTGAAACACTTCCACACGGCAAATAAGATCTGCAGTTATCGGTATGTATTTCACTTATGTTGTGATGTTATCACAATGTGATATCGTGGCATGGCAATTCCACACAAATGTCAACCTTGTATATATTTAAAAAGGCACTTAAAATGCGTACTtccatatattatatggacacgagtgttttattgggaaatacgccactcgtatttttcatatgtacTCCATCCAGATGGCAACcgtgacacatttaaataatattagctggcgttgagtggtctatcaggtatattccattcagctagtatgatattgaatgagtcgaagatgagaccATTCCGTGATGGTCTTTAAAATTCAGACTTTTTAGAAAATGTGTAGTCTCCCTCAAAAGTTTCTTTTCTTGATGTCACATCCAAAGCACTGATTAAATTTCCAAGGTATTTGAAACTCCTATAAACGAGTGCGTGAGTTTAAGATTTGTCTACATTGTCCTCAAGAGGTTAAATGACAACATATGCAGATTGACTCCTTGACCCTAAGCTTGTCTCTGCTGTGAAACATTTTGTTAGCGAACGCGAGTCCAAATGTAACCATCCATAAGGCTAGAATTGCACAACTGACCTCAAAACACTCTGTAGTGACAGAGGTATAATAATTTATAACATTAATTGTTTTTATAATTGTGTAATAAGTTGTTTTTTTGTGACTTTTTATTACTGTTTTAGTGAAGAACAGCAGAAAGACGCACAACAACGGGGGAACAGGTAAGAGTCTTCCAGAGTCCTGTTGATGAAAAATGCAGGACATGGTTTCATCACTTACACTGGGTTAGGTGCAGAATGTGATCTATGGTATAATGTATGGAAATGCTTAATGAAAATGAGCAAAGACGCAGCAGAGAAACACACTCCCTACTACATGCTGTACATTAATTTATTCCATTTAGTCACTTTGCTGTCCTCTGAgaggaagaaaggaaaaaaaaattggcacTAATATTTTCAGTTAACAAAGCTCAGTTCAAAGCAAAATAAGATCCCATTAATAAAAATGTTTTTAGTTTTTCCTTCATTGTATAATGTTAAAACTACGGAACCGGACAATGGCTGTGCTCAcaataaattatttttcttgCCATTTTTTTTGAGATAatcagttaatttatttttaattaattaatttggtTAATATATTTAAAATTAACATTTATTCCTTTTGCTTTATGTAGCCTAGTTATTTAtgtatttttagtttttatatatatatataagttaatACAGcattacatgctatcaaaccaaatgaatgaaacccactagaagggaatagaacacatttttattccatcaaaaaagtgtcctgtactatgtgtaatatatatacacaaaaaaaatcctcagccttgaatactgacctcagctcagagggcctcggtcagtactttcaagacctcggtcatggtatttcacgatacggacctcccagctggtaaataacatatatttattgttttcgtggtccggttttcatcgaatcctgcgctctgattggctggcgagcgggtccgtatcctaagttatggaccccagttacggacctctggcgacttgctcgttcacaacaacaaacatagtagcaatttttgtcatcaTTTCTCTTTTTTTATAAGACTTATTTATAAGATTTAATAAGAATTAATATTATCATCTTCCATATAAAGCACTTCACCGTGCGGCAAGCAAATTGTTGTTGAGTGGCAAAACCTACAGAAACATTAAATACAATATACATATAATTGTTTAACCAATAGtagagaacattttttttttccatttaaagtgtgtgtgtgtgtgtgtgtgtgtgtgtgtgtgtaaaagattaTTTAAAGCATTGCAAAAATACCTCTTAGTGAGAAACcaaatacagtgccctccacaattattggtactccttgtaaagattagtaaaaagggttagaaaaacatTAGACTAAACACTGAGGGGGGAGAGAAGTCCAACCTTTCAttgaaatgtattcagagaaaaaattaatccctcatcaagaaataattattctcAACAAAAAAcatatgtgccactattattggcactcctgcatttaatactttgtacagtctccctttgtcagtaaaacagcactgagtctcctagaacagtttataaggttggaggtacagagcagggcatctgagaccgttcctctttacacagtctctctAGATACTCAGCCCTCTCTTGCACAccctcctcttcagctcatcccacaggttttcagtgagattcgggtcaggggactgagacggccagggcagaagcttattCTGTGGTCAGTTGACCATTTTATGTTGATTTGGACAAATGCTTCAGATGATTgatctgctggaagatccaatgaaacccagttttagtttcctggcagaggcaggcagattttggtttaaaatgtcctggtatttcatggagtccatgatgccatgtatcctaacaaggtttccagggcctttggaggaaaaacggccacaaaacatcacagaactttattttacagttgggatcgggttcttttcattatagccatcctcccttttacgccaaacccaccttgagcgtTTATTGCCAAAAtgttccatttttgttacatcagaccatagaacgcggttccagtcaaagttgtagtagtgtttcgcaaacttcaggtgcctatgtttgtggttaactgacagaaaaggctttattCTGACATACACTCCAAATAATCtcttggcatggaggtggtgtctgatggtggttttggagaattGGGAACCCCAAGAATTTACttttaattcaccaacagtgatccttggattttttttttttttttatccatccatccatccatccatccatccatccatccatccatgttctACCGCTGATCcgggtcgtgggggtagcagcctaagcagagcagcccagacttccttctccccagccacctccaccagctcttctaggggaataccgaggtgttcccaggatagctgagagatgtaatccctccagcgtgtcctgggtctgccccccggggtctcctcccagtggggcatgcccagaaaacctcccttgggaggcgtccagggggcatccttttttatttatttatttatttttttttgggggggggggcctcTCTTACCATCTTCTTCACTGTACGTGGAGGCAAAATAAACTTTgtttcctcttccaggcaagtttgtaacggtTCCAATTGAAGTCCACTTTATTATTGCTCTAACAGTATctcgaaatgggcattttcaAGTGAGTAgccttttttaaaatttaatatATTGATTATctatctaggcggcacggtggtgtagtggttagcgctgtcgcctcacagcaagaaggtcctgggttcaagccccatggccggcgagggcctttctgtgtggagtttgcatgttctccccgtgtccgcgtgggtttcctccgggtgctccggtttcccccacagtccaaagacatgcaggttaggttaactggtgactctaaattgaccgtaggtgtgaatgtgagtgtgaatggttgtctgtgtctatgtgtcagccctgtgatgacctggcgacttgtccagggtgtaccccgcctttcgcccgtagtcagctgggataggctccagcttgcctgcaaccctgtagagggataaagtggctggagataatgagatgagattatctatcTATCATACCCTGAATTGTGAAggtcaaacacccccccccccccccccaccccccccatttggtttgtgtgttctcttatctttcccatgttgattgatgactaactggggtacaaatataacGTGAGACAGAAGCCAAATTTCCTTAAAGCGAGACTGCctcttgatttcataaaatcagtgaaatttagttccctctgaaatttggtcattgtgattgtatgtttatttctgtcatggctcacaaaatatcaggccattctgtggctgggaagttatttaatttgaggggatgcctgagcaaataatgtgcatgatatcgtttgcttcacacagtcaagcagatagaggaagtccgtgtgtgcacacgcaggtttactttgaccgtgcactgacagttacatcattttgtcgctaaatgaacagctgatcacaccgaggtgctcgctgactgccgatatttattagtttggtcctgtgcttcctttccttcacaacaatgtcttttcttctctctttccgtCACTGTAATCAGTCTTCTGTTTCATTTGCACTCTCACATCCtcgatttttctctcctgtttcaaat from the Neoarius graeffei isolate fNeoGra1 chromosome 2, fNeoGra1.pri, whole genome shotgun sequence genome contains:
- the snx22 gene encoding sorting nexin-22 isoform X2, with translation MTEMIEVSIPSLHREVDEAGKSRKLFRVEILFNGRKHYVLRRQSDFQMLHRKLKKILQPPEFPSKRTQLRAKPMEQRRQELEDYIQVILYKNEVVPQELLDFLEVKHFHTANKICSYREEQQKDAQQRGNSELLHQRVVGFSCDPYLLASESDLPDIVVAGVLQGFFPRDNKVGFRTCSKPSIQHVTRLPSIPSIVLDRGSLSSLPEVQAT
- the snx22 gene encoding sorting nexin-22 isoform X1, with amino-acid sequence MTEMIEVSIPSLHREVDEAGKSRKLFRVEILFNGRKHYVLRRQSDFQMLHRKLKKILQPPEFPSKRTQLRAKPMEQRRQELEDYIQVILYKNEVVPQELLDFLEVKHFHTANKICSYREEQQKDAQQRGNSSELLHQRVVGFSCDPYLLASESDLPDIVVAGVLQGFFPRDNKVGFRTCSKPSIQHVTRLPSIPSIVLDRGSLSSLPEVQAT